Within the Desulfovibrio oxyclinae DSM 11498 genome, the region ATATCGGTCTGATACGGACAGGAGCAAGCATGAAGAATCCCGAGCGGGCGGGGAGAATGTGTCCACGCCAGTTTTTCAGTGTTTCCGAAAATGTGAAGTACCTTGAGTCCGCGCAGCTTGAAGCGCTGGAGCAGGCGTTCATTCAATGGCGGGATGCGGCGAAGCGGGCGGACAGCGTGCGCGCAAGGCTGCGCTTGTGGCTCATCTTCATGCTCCTGAGGCATTCCGGGGCGAGACTGGGCGAAGTGCTTGCGTTGGATGACCGTGCAGCTTTTTCGTCGGTTGCGAATACCGTTCGGCTGGGCGACGGGGAGCGCAGTCGTGAAGTCCCCCTGTCCGACGCGGTTTACGCAGAGGTCGTCCGGACCCTTGAAAGTCCTGCGGGGTGCGGTTTGCGAGGCGATTTCTTTCATGTCGATCCCGGTTACTTTCGTCGCATCTGTTATGCCAGAGGCCGTGAATGCGGCCTGAGCCGCGATATGGTCGGACCGACCGTTCTGCGCAATACCCGTGCGGTGGAGATGCTTCGCAGCGGCGTGCCCATTACCGTGGTCAAGGAGATGCTCGGCCAGTCCTCGCTTGACCTGACGGCGCCGTTCCAACGGTTCACGCCGCAGGACGCGGCGTCCATCATGCAAAAAAGCCTTCGCGGAAGAACCAGCGCGCGCAACGCTTTTACCGGGCATGTGGTGGATATCCGAACCGACGCGGTCATGGCACAGGTCGTACTGGAGACCCGGTCCGGTCTGCGCCTGTGTGCCGTCATCACCGTGGACAGTCTGGAGAATCTGGATTTGCGGGTCGGCTCTCCGTTGGAAGCGACGGTCAAGGCGCCGTTGGTGAACGTGCTGTCCTGCGATGAACATCCTGGCGGGAGCGCGTGCAACCGCCTGTGCGCCAAGGTCGTACGCGTGACGGATTCCCCGGTGCTCACCGAAGTGCTGGCGCGGCTACCGGACGGAACCGACGTGTGCGCGCTCATTTCTGCGGAAAGCGCAGGGGCTATGGATCTTGCTACCGGAACCGAAGCGCAGTTCTGGTTCAAGGCTCTTTCAGTAGTATTGAATACCGGCTGAACTCGGGGCGATTCCTTTATCCACCTGTCCTGACACAATTATTCTTGGGCCCTACAGGGACTGCTGAATGCCCACCGGCGTGAATCACGTGCAGAGGCCGGATGTATGGTTTTCACTGACGGGAAGTGACAGACCATGCGTAAGGCTTTGTGTGTGGATTTTTGTCGAGGTATGGTTTGTATTCCTTTACGGTATTGTTCTGTTGATTCAAGTACATTACGGGCTGATCAGCGCCATGGTATTTCAATTTTGTGAAATGTTGGTCCGGGAGCGACGTTGACAGGGTGGTGCAAGAGTGGAACTCTCCCGGGCATGATAGGTAAATTCTATTGATCTGCCTGGATGCGGGTAGCCGTGTGTGGCGGGTATTGACTCGTTAACCATTCGGGCGTTGACTTTCCGTTTTCACCTTATGCAAAAGAGGTTTATTCAATGCCGTGTTTTCAATCGTGATGGTTCATGAAGTGTTTTTTCGGATGTCCACCAGCTCATGAACTGTTGCTTCGGGTGAATGAAAACATGAGGTTGATGACTTTTCTGCTGATATAGGGCAATGCTATTCATGCTCCGTGCGGGATCACTGATTGGGCGGAAAACACTTTGAGGGGGTGATTTATGCTCAGCACCAAATTTGCCATTCCTGACGTTATCTTTGGCCGTGGGGCCATTACTCATCTGGCGCAATGTGCCAAGCGGGTCGGGGCTGAGAGAGTCTTTTTCGTCAGCGATCAGGGAGTGGAGGATTCCGGCTGGGTCGGTTTGGTCAAGGGAATGCTTCGGGCCAACGACCTTGAGTGCGTGTATTTCAATGACGTGAACTCCAACCCGCGGGACAAGCAGGTTCAGGAAGGCGTTGAAATCTACCGCGAGGGGAAGTGTGATGTGGTCATTGCGCTTGGTGGCGGAAGCCCGATGGATGCGGCCAAAGGCATTGCCACCATCGTGGGCAACGGCGGGGAGATCAAGGACTACGAAGGCGCCAACAGGATCATGCGTCCGCTGCCGCCCATGATCTTCATCCCGAGCACGGCAGGAAGCAGCTCCGATATTTCCCAGTTCTGCATCATTACCGATATGGAACGGCGGGTGAAGATGTCCATAATCAGCCGGTCGCTCGTTCCCAGTATCTCCATAGTTGATCCCCAGCTGCTCGTGACCCAGGACAGAAGCCTCATTCTGGCGGCGGGTGTCGATGCCCTTGCGCACGCCATTGAGTCCTACGTATCCAAGCTCGCTTCCCCGTTTACGGACCTCCATGCCCGGAATGCGATCCAGCTGATCATAGCGAATCTGGAGCGTGCTGCCGAAGAGAAGGACATCGAGGCGCTTGAACAGCTCTCCATCGCCAGCACTTCTGCCGGAATGTCTTTCAGCAACGCGGGACTCGGCGATCTTCATGCTCTTGCTCACGCGCTGGGCGGCCTGTGCGATGTCCTGCACGGCTGGGTGCATCCCACGTTGCTGCCTTCCGTTATGCGTTACAACCTGCCTTCATGCATGGCGAAGATGGGAGAGATAGGGCGACTGGTCACGGGCTCGAATACCGGATCGGACCGGGATGCCGCCATGATGGGGATTGAAAAGCTTGAGCAGTGGTTCGAGAAACTGCAACTCAATACCAAACTGCAAAAGCTGGTGCCGAACAGGGAAGATCTGATGCATGTCTGCAATATGGCGACGCATGATGCGTGTCATCTGACGAATCCGCGGCCCGCTTCGGCCGAGGATCTCATGTCCGTGTGCGAGGAGGCGTGGTGATGACTCCGACGACGACCCTGAGTGACCTGATAGGCATAGAGCACTCGAAACTCGGTTTTTTTCAGGAACTCCAGCAGACAGTCGTGGAGCTTCAGCAGTCCAACAGCGAACTGGAAAGCCAGCGTCGTGAGATTGCGGCCATCATTGACGGCATTACGGACGTGATGATGGTCCTGTCCGAGGATCTGGAGATTATCTCGGTCAACAATGAGTTCCATAACCTGTTCCCAGAAGGCAATCCCATCGGAAAGCACTGCCATGAGCTGTTCCGCGATACCATGGACGCCTGTCCGGAATGCCCAGCCTTTCAGTCCCTTTCGACCAACTCCGTTTGCAAGGAAACGGCAGTCTTCAAGATCGACGGGTGCAACCGGCAGTTCGAGATGATCGCCTCACCCTTGAAGACGCCGGGCGGCGGCGCGAACCGGGTGCTGATCTTCAAGCGGGACGTGACCACGGAAAAAGAGTTTCAGGCCAAGTATTATCAGGCTGAAAAGATGGCGACGGTGGGCACGCTGTCAACAGGCATCGCCCATGAGGTCAACAATCCGCTCATGGCGATTTCCGGTTATGCCGAAGGAATCCAGCGAAGGCTCAGAAAACATGCCGAAGCCATGCCCGAGGAGGTTGCCCGGGAGTTCGCCGAGTATACCGAGACCATCCTCAAGGAGTGTTCAAGGTGCCAGAAGATTGTCCGAAGCCTGTTGAATTTCGGGCATCCCGAAACGTCGGTCTTCGGCTTTGTCAATCTGAACAGTGTCATCAAGGAAACCCTGACGATTCTGGGCTATCATCTGAAGAAGTCCCGAAAGCTCGCCATCGAACTGGAGTTGAGCGAGGATCTGCCTCTCATCTATGCGGATGAACCCCGGCTCAATCAGGTGGTGCTCAATCTCCTGACCAATGCGGCTGACGCCATGGATGGGAAAAAGGGAGCCATCACCATCAGATCATTTATCAAGGAAAACGACTTCATCGTGATAGAGGTGGAGGATCAAGGGATAGGCATCCCGCCGGACATCCGGAACAGGCTTTTCGATCCGTTCTTCACGACCAAGTCCGTGGGCAAGGGAATAGGCATCGGCCTGTCCACCTGTTATGGAATAGTCAAGGACCACAACGGGGAGATAAATGTCAGGAGCGCCGAGGGTGAAGGCTCCTGCTTTACGGTGACCCTCCCCATCCAACAGGAAAAATAGGGAACCGAATGCAGGCTCCATATTATGTGCTCGTCGTGGACGATGAGCAAAGCATACGAAAGCTTCTGGAAAACGAACTCGGTACCCCCGAGCGGGTGGTTCATACGGCAGAAGATGCCCGGACCGCCCGGCAGCTTATAAAAAAACAGCAATATGATGTCATCATTCTTGATATCCGACTGCCAGACGCCAACGGACTCGACCTCTTTTCGGAATTCAAGGTAGCCATTCAGGATGTCGAGATCATCCTCATCACCGGGCACGGCGATATTGATAACGCGGTAGAAGCCATGCGGATGGGGGTCGGCGATTACATCACCAAGCCCTTCAAGCTGGACCGGCTGGAGGTCGTCATCGAACGCGCTTACCAGCGTGTGTGTCTGCAACGGGAGAACAGGGGCCTGCGGCATACGCAGGATGCGAAGGTGGGTTGGTACAACCTCATCGGCCGGTCGGCGCCCATTCAGGAAATCAAGTTTCTTATAGACAAGCTCACCAACTCCGAGGTTCCGGTCCTCATCACGGGGGAAAGCGGGGCAGGAAAGGACGTGGTCGCGCGGGCGATTCACAGTCGGTGTCGCCGCTCGGCGCAACCGCTCATCGTGAAGAACTGCGCCATGCTTCATCGGGAAATGGTCCGCTCCGAGCTGTTCGGGCACAAGAAGGGGGCTTTTACCGGAGCATCCGAAGGCCATGAGGGTTTGATCTCGGTCGCTCACAAAGGAACGCTGTTTCTTGATGAAATAGGCGACCTGCCTGAGGACGTTCAGGCATCCCTGCTGCGTCTGCTGGAGACGAAGACCTATCGCCGCATGGGGGAGAACAAAGAACGCAGGGCCGACGTCAGGTTCCTGTTCGCCACCAACCGCGACCTTGCCAAGGCCGTCGAAGACGGCTCGTTCAACGAGGCACTGTTCCATCGCATCAATGTATTCAAGATCCACATCCCGGAACTCAAGGAGCGAAAGGAGGACCTGCCACTGCTCGTCGAGCATTTCCTTTCGCTGCTGACCAAGGGCCAGACGCCCGCGTCCTTGCCGGAAAAGACCTTGCAACGCC harbors:
- a CDS encoding TOBE domain-containing protein, which encodes MKNPERAGRMCPRQFFSVSENVKYLESAQLEALEQAFIQWRDAAKRADSVRARLRLWLIFMLLRHSGARLGEVLALDDRAAFSSVANTVRLGDGERSREVPLSDAVYAEVVRTLESPAGCGLRGDFFHVDPGYFRRICYARGRECGLSRDMVGPTVLRNTRAVEMLRSGVPITVVKEMLGQSSLDLTAPFQRFTPQDAASIMQKSLRGRTSARNAFTGHVVDIRTDAVMAQVVLETRSGLRLCAVITVDSLENLDLRVGSPLEATVKAPLVNVLSCDEHPGGSACNRLCAKVVRVTDSPVLTEVLARLPDGTDVCALISAESAGAMDLATGTEAQFWFKALSVVLNTG
- a CDS encoding sigma-54-dependent transcriptional regulator, translating into MQAPYYVLVVDDEQSIRKLLENELGTPERVVHTAEDARTARQLIKKQQYDVIILDIRLPDANGLDLFSEFKVAIQDVEIILITGHGDIDNAVEAMRMGVGDYITKPFKLDRLEVVIERAYQRVCLQRENRGLRHTQDAKVGWYNLIGRSAPIQEIKFLIDKLTNSEVPVLITGESGAGKDVVARAIHSRCRRSAQPLIVKNCAMLHREMVRSELFGHKKGAFTGASEGHEGLISVAHKGTLFLDEIGDLPEDVQASLLRLLETKTYRRMGENKERRADVRFLFATNRDLAKAVEDGSFNEALFHRINVFKIHIPELKERKEDLPLLVEHFLSLLTKGQTPASLPEKTLQRLLSYDWPGNVRELRNVLERALILSDGGAITENCLPKELLTNGYSCSDARPMSLEAVELEHIARVLSIYEGNKQKAAEVLGIGRKTLYRKIEKYGLEG
- a CDS encoding iron-containing alcohol dehydrogenase; this encodes MLSTKFAIPDVIFGRGAITHLAQCAKRVGAERVFFVSDQGVEDSGWVGLVKGMLRANDLECVYFNDVNSNPRDKQVQEGVEIYREGKCDVVIALGGGSPMDAAKGIATIVGNGGEIKDYEGANRIMRPLPPMIFIPSTAGSSSDISQFCIITDMERRVKMSIISRSLVPSISIVDPQLLVTQDRSLILAAGVDALAHAIESYVSKLASPFTDLHARNAIQLIIANLERAAEEKDIEALEQLSIASTSAGMSFSNAGLGDLHALAHALGGLCDVLHGWVHPTLLPSVMRYNLPSCMAKMGEIGRLVTGSNTGSDRDAAMMGIEKLEQWFEKLQLNTKLQKLVPNREDLMHVCNMATHDACHLTNPRPASAEDLMSVCEEAW
- a CDS encoding two-component system sensor histidine kinase NtrB; amino-acid sequence: MTPTTTLSDLIGIEHSKLGFFQELQQTVVELQQSNSELESQRREIAAIIDGITDVMMVLSEDLEIISVNNEFHNLFPEGNPIGKHCHELFRDTMDACPECPAFQSLSTNSVCKETAVFKIDGCNRQFEMIASPLKTPGGGANRVLIFKRDVTTEKEFQAKYYQAEKMATVGTLSTGIAHEVNNPLMAISGYAEGIQRRLRKHAEAMPEEVAREFAEYTETILKECSRCQKIVRSLLNFGHPETSVFGFVNLNSVIKETLTILGYHLKKSRKLAIELELSEDLPLIYADEPRLNQVVLNLLTNAADAMDGKKGAITIRSFIKENDFIVIEVEDQGIGIPPDIRNRLFDPFFTTKSVGKGIGIGLSTCYGIVKDHNGEINVRSAEGEGSCFTVTLPIQQEK